TGTTCTTTGCTGGCAACAAGCCGGTGGATGTTGCGGGTAATCCAGTCGTCCAGTTCATTTCCCGGCACATGCGGGTCACGAAGGAGCTGCACGCTCAGCATTTCTTCGTGCGTATTCCAGACGAGAAGACGGGCCGGCTAGTGACGGCTGCGACGCCTCTGTTCCTCGCTCTGGTGGTCATAAACCTTGCTGACCTGGTGTTCGCCGTAGACAGCGTGCCGGCAATTTTTGCGATCACCACCGACACGTTCATTGTTTACACATCGAACATCATGGCGATCCTTGGGCTGCGCGCTCTTTACTTCGCGCTCGCCGCCATGGTTCACCGCTTCCACTATCTGAAATATGCGCTCGCAGCGGTGCTCATTTTCATCGGCGCCAAGATCTTTGTTTCCGACTTCGTGCTAGACGGCGGAAAGTTTCCGCCGGTGCTCAGCCTCGGCATTACTTTCGGCCTGATTGCAGGCGGGGTGGTTTATTCACTCTTCCAAACCGCTGACGCGCGAGCGCGGCAACCGGTCGGCGAGCCGAAATCGAAAAGCTAAAGCCGGGGAGCTCGCTACCGAGCGCCAGCCAGAAGCCAGCTGCGCTGTCCGTTTGCGGACGGTCCTCTTGTGGTAGCTTTCGACCCATTCTGCCATTAGTGTCTCAGCGTTGGGCGTTCGTCCGATCTACCGCGGCCTTGAGCCCAACCGCCAGCTGCGTCGCGGGACCGACGGCCCAGAAGTGCATGAAATAGATTGTCGGTTGCTCGCCGATCATGTGGCTGTGGAGTGCCGTCACTTCGATCTCGTGGGCACGTAGTTCGCGCATGACCGGATCGACTTCGCTGCCAAGCAGGACGAAATCTCCCGTGGTTGCAACTCTACCTCCGCCGAGCGGTTGGAAGTTGATCACGGTGCCCGTGCCCATCGAAGCGGGCTCCGCCATTCCCTCGTCCATGATCGTCTCTGCGCGCGGGAAAGTGAACTGGTAGACACCGCCATTGGCCTTTCCGGCCTTGCCCATAATCCGGTCGACGGCCGCCGTATCGAGATCGAGAGGTGGCGGCGGCGCAGCGGACGGAGACGCCGGCGGCGTGTGCGATATCGCCAGCCCAGCGTGCAGACCGGCGGCAAGGCGTGCTGGGTCGCCTCGGCCTTCGACGTGCATGTAAACGGTCGGCGGCGCTGCGCGCAGTAGGTGATTGTGGATCGCGGTGACGTGGATGCCGCCCTTCAGCAGCTCGCTCATGACAGGGTTAACTTCTTCGGGAGTGAGAACGAGATCTCCCATCACGATTGCGTTCGCGCCCATCGGCTGGAACGCAAGCCAGCCGCCAAGGGCAAGCGCCGGTTTGACCGTCACTCCGTCAAGCGCGACATGGAGATCCGTTCGCGGGAAACTGTAACGCCGAACGCCGTCAGCCTGTGGCGTCCCCGCCCGGCCCAGCGCCTGGTCGATGGCGTCCCAATTCGTCTTTTGGGGCTCTGGGGCTGCGGGCGAAGCCATGAACAGTAACGTCGGCACAACCGCCAGATTGAAGGAACGCACGATGCCGATGGAGCGCATGACACACCTCCTGTGAGCGGAGCGCCCATGCCACAGCGCCGAGGGGTATTCCAATGAACACGCGCACGAGGTCGTCCTAATGACTCGCGCGAAATGCTGGGCGGACACACGCTAGACGCTGTTGCCTTGATCAGGCGCGACCAGAAGCCCGCCGCGTCTGCTTGGGCGAGCGCTCGACGCGAGGTTGCGGCAGGTGGTGGAGTGGAACGGAGGGCTTGGCCTAATCGCGATCGGCACCGATGTCCTACTGGATCCAAGCTTCCTCGGCTGAGAAGCTAAAGCGCCTTGAGGACCCGCTCGGTCATCTCCGCGCATTGCACTCCCGCAAACGGGAAGGTGCCGGTGAGTACGGCCTTCACTTCAGGGGCGAGCAACTCCTGAAGCCGCTTGCGACCGCGGAACAGGCGCGTCTTCACGGTGGCTAGGGGCAAGTCGAGGATCTGAGCCGTCTCTTCACCGCTTAGCCCCTCGATGTCTCGAAGCACGAACACGGTGCGAAAGCCTTCCGGCAGGCTGCTCACCGCTTGCTCGATCATCTTCCGAATTTGTTCGCGCGCGACGGCGACGTCGGGCGCGTCACTGTCCGATCCACGCATCAATGCGCCACGATAGTCGTCCAGCATGGACACCCCTCTTTGCTCGAGAGACTTGCGCCGCACCTGCTCCGCGCGGTGCCGGCCGAGCGCCTCGTTCAAGACTATCCGGGTGAGCCAAGTCGTTAGCGACGAGCGGCCCTCGTACGAACCCATGTTCGCGAACGCGGATAGATAGGCCGCCTGCACGGCTTCCTCGGCATCGGGTTTGTTCTTCAGCACGCTCCACGCGGCGCGGTATAGGCGTTGATTGTTGGCGGCCATGACATGCCGGATGGCGTCGCGGTCCCGCGCTGCGCAGCGCCGTGCGAGTTCGGTATCTTCGCTGTGGTCGCGGTCGAGAGCTGTCTGAGCCGATCGCACCATTTGCCTCATCTAACTTGCAGCATGCCGCGCATGCCCGGATGATAACGACAAGCGAAGGCGATCGCTCCTGCGGATTTGAGGACAGTTTTCGCCTTCGTTCCGGCGGGCAGGTCTACGTCGAAACTATGGTCTTCTGCAGTTGCGGTATGCCGGAGGAAGTCGCGGTTCACCCAGATGATCGCGTCGCCCCTGTGCAGCCGGCCAGGCAAGGGCCCGAACTTCATCTTGTCGATCACCACCGTCCAGGTACGTGGGGCCGCTGCCGCTGGGGACGCCAGCAGCAGCGCCCCGACGCTCAGGGCGTACAGGGGGTGCCGCCTCGAGCGCATCTTATCTCAAGCCCTTCACGAGATGCTCGGCGTGCGCCTGATGCTCCTGGAACAGCGCCAGCCCGGTGCTCAACAGCGATTTCAGCTCGGCATTGTTCGCGGAGGGGATCAAGGTGGTCGAAAGCGCGCCGTTCACAGTGCGGTGGTAGGCGACCTCATTCTCCGCATAAGCGCGATCCAACGCGCGACCGTGGAGATGGCTAAGCCTCTTCAACGTTGCGGCGGCGCTCTTGCTGAGCCCGGCGCTGGTTGGGTTTGCTTCAGGCGTCACGTGCAGCTTCTTCACGAGCGCGAGCGCCTTGTCGTTCACCGCCTTATGGTCGCGCACCATTTCCTGTGCGAAGGCACGCACCGCTTTGTTGTGCGAACGGGCAAGCGCCTGCTGGGCGGCCGCGATGTCGATGGTTCCAGCCGTGTAGGCGATGTGTGCGATCTGCGGATCGGTTGGCCCGCCGGCGGCGGCCGCCGGAACTGAAAACGCAAATAACCCAAGGCCAATCAAAGTGGTTTTCAACATGACAAATCCCTCGTGACGCAGCACCGGATGCGGTGCGACGAAGGATTAGATGGAAGTTTTACTGAGAAGTTCCCGGCGGTTCGACGGGCCGTCAGCTTTCCACCCAATCCGGCCACTAGCTAATGGCAGCTTCCGGTGGAAAGCTGTCATGGCAGCAACGAACAACCGGTCGAAAGGATGTCAGCGTCTTTGCTGGTTCCCTGTGCACCAAGAAGGACGGAGGAGCGCAGCAGGTGCCGCGCCCCTCGTCCTTCTTCACTCAGTAGTCCATGGCGGGGACAGCGGGCGACTTCTCTTCCTTGGGGACCTCGGCGACGAGCGCTTCGGTCGTAATCAGGAGGGAAGCGACGGACGATGCGTCCTGCAGCGCCGTGCGAACGACCTTTGCCGGATCGATGACGCCCGCCTTGACGAGATCCTCATAGGTTCCAGTTGCGGCGTTGAAGCCCCAGTTATACTCGTGGGTCTCCAACAGCTTGCCGACGACATAGGCGCCATCTTCGCCAGCATTCTCGGCGATCTGGCGGGCCGGAGCGCGCAACGCGCGGCGGACGATGTCGACGCCGGATTGCTGGTCGTCGTTAGCCGTTTCCAGACCATCCAACGCCTTGATCGCCCTCAGGAGCGGGATGCCGCCGCCGGGAAGGATGCCTTCCTCCACGGCCGCCCTCGTCGCGTGAAGCGCATCATCGACACGGTCCTTCTTCTCCTTGACCTCGACTTCGGTCGCACCGCCGACACGAATGACCGCAACCCCGCCGGCGAGCTTCGCGAGGCGCTCTTGGAGCTTCTCGCGGTCATAGTCGCTGGTCGTCGTCTCGATCTGCTGTCGGATCTGCGCAATTCGGGATTCGATGTCCGTCTTCGCGCCCGCGCCGTCGATGATTGTAGTATTGTCCTTGTCGATCGCGACCTTTTTCGCGCGGCCCAGCATCTCGATCGTGACGTTCTCGAGCTTGGTACCGAGTTCTTCGCTGACGACATTGCCGCCGGTCAGGACGGCGATGTCTTCCAGCATGGCCTTGCGCCGATCGCCGAAGCCGGGTGCCTTGACCGCCGCGACCTTGAGACCACCGCGCAGCTTGTTGACCACAAGCGTTGCGAGCGCCTCTCCCTCTACGTCCTCGGCGATGATTAGCAACGGACGGCCGGACTGCACGACCTGCTCGAGGAGCGGGATCAGGGCCTGGAGATTGGATAGCTTCTTCTCGTGAATCAGGACGTAGGGATCGTCCAGCTCCACCTTGAGTTTCTCGGAATTCGTGATGAAGTAGGGCGACAGGTAGCCGCGGTCGAACTGCATGCCCTCGACCGTCTCCAGCTCCGTTTCCAGGCTTTTCGCTTCCTCGACGGTAATCACGCCCTCGTTTCCGACTTTTTCCATGGCTTCGGCGAGGATTCGGCCGACCTCTTCGTCGCCATTGGCGGAAATCGTCGCCACCTGCGCGATTTCATGGTTCGCGCTGACTGTTCGCGCGTGGGTCTCCAGGTCCTTGACGACCGTGCCAACGGCAAGGTCGATGCCGCGCTTGACGTCCATCGGGTTCATCCCCGCGGCGACCGCTTTCGCGCCCTCGCGGACGATCGCCTGAGCAAGCACCGTCGCCGTGGTGGTGCCATCACCCGCTCGGTCGTTCTGCTTGTTGGCGACCTCACGCAGCATTTGCGCGCCCATGTTCTCGAACTTGTCGGCGAGTTCGATCTCCTTCGCGACAGTCACGCCATCCTTGGTAATGCGTGGTGCACCGAAGCTCTTGTCGATCACCACGTTGCGGCCCTTCGGCCCGAGCGTCACTTTCACCGCGTTCGCAAGGGTATCGACGCCGCGCAGCATACGATCGCGCGCGTCCGACGCAAATTTCACTTCCTTGGCAGCCATTGGCCAAAACTCCTTTCTATTTGGCTTGTTTTGAGGATGCGGCGGCTACGCTGCGCGCTTCAGCGCAGCCTCAACCTCGATCACCCCCAGAATGTCGCTTTCCTTCATGATCAGCAGGTCTTCGCCGCTGATCTTGACCTCGGTCCCCGACCATTTGCCGAAAAGGATTCGGTCGCCCGG
This portion of the Sphingomonas limnosediminicola genome encodes:
- a CDS encoding TerC family protein, with product MDFLFHDWLGTPAWFWLAFLGIVALLTALDLGALHRKNREMGIGESLGLSAFYIAVALLFGAWVWLAKGPEPGIQYYTGFFIEKALSIDNVFVISVIFTYFAIPPKYQYRALLWGIVAVILLRGVMIAGGAALVAEAYWMLYVFAAFLFATGIKMFFAGNKPVDVAGNPVVQFISRHMRVTKELHAQHFFVRIPDEKTGRLVTAATPLFLALVVINLADLVFAVDSVPAIFAITTDTFIVYTSNIMAILGLRALYFALAAMVHRFHYLKYALAAVLIFIGAKIFVSDFVLDGGKFPPVLSLGITFGLIAGGVVYSLFQTADARARQPVGEPKSKS
- a CDS encoding DUF1259 domain-containing protein; this encodes MRSIGIVRSFNLAVVPTLLFMASPAAPEPQKTNWDAIDQALGRAGTPQADGVRRYSFPRTDLHVALDGVTVKPALALGGWLAFQPMGANAIVMGDLVLTPEEVNPVMSELLKGGIHVTAIHNHLLRAAPPTVYMHVEGRGDPARLAAGLHAGLAISHTPPASPSAAPPPPLDLDTAAVDRIMGKAGKANGGVYQFTFPRAETIMDEGMAEPASMGTGTVINFQPLGGGRVATTGDFVLLGSEVDPVMRELRAHEIEVTALHSHMIGEQPTIYFMHFWAVGPATQLAVGLKAAVDRTNAQR
- a CDS encoding RNA polymerase sigma factor; translation: MVRSAQTALDRDHSEDTELARRCAARDRDAIRHVMAANNQRLYRAAWSVLKNKPDAEEAVQAAYLSAFANMGSYEGRSSLTTWLTRIVLNEALGRHRAEQVRRKSLEQRGVSMLDDYRGALMRGSDSDAPDVAVAREQIRKMIEQAVSSLPEGFRTVFVLRDIEGLSGEETAQILDLPLATVKTRLFRGRKRLQELLAPEVKAVLTGTFPFAGVQCAEMTERVLKAL
- a CDS encoding cupredoxin domain-containing protein; the protein is MRSRRHPLYALSVGALLLASPAAAAPRTWTVVIDKMKFGPLPGRLHRGDAIIWVNRDFLRHTATAEDHSFDVDLPAGTKAKTVLKSAGAIAFACRYHPGMRGMLQVR
- a CDS encoding DUF4142 domain-containing protein, with product MLKTTLIGLGLFAFSVPAAAAGGPTDPQIAHIAYTAGTIDIAAAQQALARSHNKAVRAFAQEMVRDHKAVNDKALALVKKLHVTPEANPTSAGLSKSAAATLKRLSHLHGRALDRAYAENEVAYHRTVNGALSTTLIPSANNAELKSLLSTGLALFQEHQAHAEHLVKGLR
- the groL gene encoding chaperonin GroEL (60 kDa chaperone family; promotes refolding of misfolded polypeptides especially under stressful conditions; forms two stacked rings of heptamers to form a barrel-shaped 14mer; ends can be capped by GroES; misfolded proteins enter the barrel where they are refolded when GroES binds), with protein sequence MAAKEVKFASDARDRMLRGVDTLANAVKVTLGPKGRNVVIDKSFGAPRITKDGVTVAKEIELADKFENMGAQMLREVANKQNDRAGDGTTTATVLAQAIVREGAKAVAAGMNPMDVKRGIDLAVGTVVKDLETHARTVSANHEIAQVATISANGDEEVGRILAEAMEKVGNEGVITVEEAKSLETELETVEGMQFDRGYLSPYFITNSEKLKVELDDPYVLIHEKKLSNLQALIPLLEQVVQSGRPLLIIAEDVEGEALATLVVNKLRGGLKVAAVKAPGFGDRRKAMLEDIAVLTGGNVVSEELGTKLENVTIEMLGRAKKVAIDKDNTTIIDGAGAKTDIESRIAQIRQQIETTTSDYDREKLQERLAKLAGGVAVIRVGGATEVEVKEKKDRVDDALHATRAAVEEGILPGGGIPLLRAIKALDGLETANDDQQSGVDIVRRALRAPARQIAENAGEDGAYVVGKLLETHEYNWGFNAATGTYEDLVKAGVIDPAKVVRTALQDASSVASLLITTEALVAEVPKEEKSPAVPAMDY